From a single Pirellulales bacterium genomic region:
- a CDS encoding BON domain-containing protein — translation MFGKKEVSDSELSRTVNSRLGRTGTGSRVTAVVNRGVVTLTGKLQYAAQRTPIMNAASRVAGIRQVIDQMQLIPAKKYSSPPPKPVVKPVRQIPTVGQVELIPIAEKADPILLVEQPKEVSPPDVSAAK, via the coding sequence ATGTTCGGCAAAAAAGAAGTTTCGGACTCGGAATTGTCGAGAACCGTTAATTCTCGCTTGGGACGCACGGGGACCGGTTCGCGCGTTACCGCAGTGGTAAACCGCGGAGTGGTGACGCTGACTGGCAAATTGCAATATGCCGCACAGCGCACGCCGATTATGAATGCGGCGAGCAGGGTCGCCGGCATTCGACAAGTGATTGACCAAATGCAACTCATTCCCGCGAAGAAGTATTCCTCGCCGCCGCCAAAACCGGTCGTGAAGCCAGTTCGGCAAATACCGACTGTCGGACAAGTTGAGTTGATTCCGATTGCCGAAAAAGCTGATCCGATTCTGCTTGTCGAGCAACCGAAAGAAGTTTCTCCTCCGGACGTTTCTGCTGCAAAATGA
- a CDS encoding RNA-binding protein has protein sequence MVKKLYVGNLSYDVDNASLETMFAAYGSVKSAEVIQDRDTGRSKGFGFVEMGDDNAAQEAIRGLNESQQGGRPLTVNEAKPREPRSGGYGGGSGRSGGYRR, from the coding sequence GTGGTTAAGAAGTTATATGTGGGTAATTTGAGTTACGATGTCGACAACGCAAGCCTGGAAACCATGTTTGCGGCGTATGGCTCGGTTAAGAGTGCCGAGGTCATTCAAGACCGCGATACCGGACGAAGCAAAGGCTTCGGATTTGTCGAAATGGGCGACGACAATGCGGCGCAAGAAGCAATTCGAGGGCTGAACGAAAGCCAGCAAGGCGGGCGGCCCTTAACCGTCAACGAAGCCAAGCCTCGCGAACCCCGTTCCGGCGGTTACGGTGGCGGGAGCGGACGCAGCGGCGGTTATCGACGTTAA
- a CDS encoding class I SAM-dependent methyltransferase → MPVHDRSSFENIYAGQPRWEIGRPQRAFLNAADQITGSILDSGCGTGEIALHFASLGHKVTGIDFLAEPIEQAKRKASERGLAASFFNMNALVLEQLSEVFDTVIDSGLFHVFSDDDRRRYIAGLASVLKPGGRLFLLCFSDAEPGDQGPRRVSRQEIDDAFAQGWMIESVEPSEYEVRPDSPGFDPEIGGPKAWFVIARRI, encoded by the coding sequence ATGCCTGTCCACGACCGCAGCAGTTTCGAGAATATTTACGCGGGTCAACCTCGGTGGGAAATCGGCAGACCGCAAAGGGCGTTCCTGAACGCTGCGGACCAAATCACAGGTTCGATTCTCGATTCCGGGTGTGGCACAGGGGAGATCGCTCTGCATTTCGCCAGCCTCGGACACAAAGTTACGGGCATCGACTTCCTTGCCGAGCCTATCGAGCAGGCCAAACGGAAAGCATCGGAGCGAGGATTAGCCGCCTCGTTCTTCAATATGAATGCCTTGGTACTGGAGCAACTGTCCGAGGTTTTCGACACCGTGATCGACAGCGGATTGTTTCACGTTTTCTCAGATGACGACCGGCGACGATATATCGCGGGGTTGGCATCGGTCCTGAAGCCGGGTGGTCGGTTGTTCCTGCTTTGCTTCTCGGACGCCGAGCCGGGCGACCAAGGACCCAGACGAGTAAGTCGGCAAGAAATTGATGACGCCTTTGCGCAAGGATGGATGATTGAGTCCGTTGAGCCATCCGAATACGAGGTCCGTCCCGATTCGCCCGGTTTTGATCCCGAAATCGGCGGACCAAAGGCATGGTTTGTGATCGCGCGGAGAATATGA
- a CDS encoding DUF2938 domain-containing protein has protein sequence MTQIILSAIAIGIGATMCVDLWAMLLNRGFGIPSLDYCLLGRWFLHMPSGTFVHASIGAAQAKPHECVIGWVALYTIGVTLALVFVLLFSASWLENPTPIPALAFGIVTVLLPYFVMQPALGLGVAASKTPKPIQARVKSLMTHAVFGMGLYASAWLLSHFLAH, from the coding sequence ATGACTCAGATTATCCTCTCAGCGATTGCCATCGGAATTGGGGCGACCATGTGCGTCGACCTTTGGGCAATGTTGCTCAATCGCGGTTTCGGAATCCCTTCTCTGGACTATTGTTTGCTCGGTCGCTGGTTCCTCCATATGCCTTCAGGCACGTTCGTGCATGCCAGCATCGGTGCTGCGCAAGCCAAACCGCATGAATGTGTGATTGGCTGGGTCGCACTCTACACTATTGGAGTCACGCTTGCCCTCGTGTTTGTGCTCCTTTTCTCGGCAAGCTGGCTCGAAAACCCGACCCCGATTCCCGCTCTTGCATTTGGGATCGTGACTGTCCTGCTGCCCTACTTCGTCATGCAGCCCGCGCTCGGGCTGGGAGTCGCTGCTTCGAAGACGCCCAAGCCCATACAGGCCCGAGTGAAGAGTTTGATGACCCACGCGGTTTTTGGAATGGGCCTCTATGCATCAGCTTGGCTTCTCAGTCACTTCCTGGCTCACTAG
- a CDS encoding J domain-containing protein has translation MSFAAHHHWPDALDLATTCLLLGGILALTLSGHVLFVLDVRAWLRTFRRALIVVTDHLPNFPRWVRLQTPRCLAAMGLKLPCNEEQLMRTYRQKVKQLHPDCGGDRKRFMRLQANFEEALQFIRNQVRDGKLRC, from the coding sequence ATGTCCTTCGCCGCTCATCATCATTGGCCCGATGCCCTGGATTTGGCGACCACTTGCCTGCTGCTGGGCGGGATTCTGGCCCTCACGCTTTCCGGGCATGTGCTTTTTGTGCTAGATGTGCGAGCCTGGTTGCGTACCTTTCGACGGGCATTGATCGTCGTGACCGATCATCTACCGAATTTTCCCCGCTGGGTACGTTTGCAAACGCCCCGCTGCTTGGCGGCGATGGGGTTGAAACTCCCCTGCAATGAAGAGCAGCTCATGCGCACCTATCGACAGAAAGTGAAGCAATTGCATCCCGACTGCGGCGGAGACCGCAAGCGATTCATGCGCCTGCAAGCCAATTTCGAAGAAGCCCTGCAATTCATACGCAATCAGGTACGCGACGGTAAGTTGAGGTGCTAA